In Candidatus Hydrogenedentota bacterium, one genomic interval encodes:
- a CDS encoding dephospho-CoA kinase: protein MRLYGLTGGIGAGKSEAARLLAARGVPVLDADRIGHEVLLPGGPAFAPVVAAFGPGILGPGGAVDRDRLARVVFADPDALRRLNALTHPEIFREIARRAADFAADGAEVCVVEAALLGEDGRTPPMLSGLILVSAPVDLRVRRLAAARGMAEDEARRRIAAQSDPESKRAFAVRVLDNGGDLEHLQHQTDRLAEELLAGPLPAK, encoded by the coding sequence ATGAGGCTCTACGGGCTCACCGGCGGCATCGGTGCCGGCAAGTCGGAGGCCGCCCGCCTCCTCGCCGCGCGCGGCGTGCCCGTCCTTGACGCCGACCGCATCGGCCACGAGGTGCTGCTGCCGGGCGGCCCCGCTTTTGCCCCCGTGGTGGCGGCTTTCGGCCCCGGCATCCTCGGCCCCGGCGGCGCCGTGGACCGCGACCGGCTGGCCCGGGTGGTCTTCGCCGACCCGGACGCCCTGCGGCGGCTTAACGCCCTCACGCACCCGGAGATCTTCCGGGAGATCGCCCGGCGTGCCGCGGACTTCGCGGCGGACGGAGCGGAGGTCTGCGTGGTGGAGGCGGCCCTGCTCGGCGAGGACGGCCGCACGCCGCCCATGCTCTCCGGGCTGATCCTGGTCTCCGCCCCGGTGGATCTGCGCGTGCGGCGTCTCGCCGCGGCGCGCGGCATGGCGGAGGACGAGGCCCGCCGCCGGATCGCCGCCCAGTCCGACCCCGAATCGAAACGGGCCTTTGCGGTCCGCGTGCTTGACAACGGCGGCGACCTGGAACACCTCCAACACCAGACCGACCGGCTCGCGGAGGAGTTGCTCGCCGGGCCGCTTCCAGCAAAGTAA
- a CDS encoding family 43 glycosylhydrolase: MKSLEDIRIRDPFVLPVPETGWYYLYGTGRPLGETGFDAYRSRDLKQWEGPFAVFRPPAGFWGVKDFWAPEVHRYRGKYYMFATFLPKEPEQRGTGILVADTPEGPFVPHSDGPATPREVRALDGTLFIDPDGKPWMVFCHEWEQIVDGAICAMRLSEDLKRGEGAPVTLFHASQAAWVVQMGFGAGEGKITDGPWVWREPDGSLVTLWSSFGPGKQYVTSTARSASGSITGPWVPAAEPFFLEDGGHGMFFETFDGKRLLSLHQPNRKPNERAKFFTLETGGGTVRVTGRHEAP; encoded by the coding sequence CTGAAGTCGCTGGAGGACATCCGGATCCGGGACCCGTTTGTGCTGCCGGTGCCGGAGACGGGGTGGTATTACCTGTATGGCACGGGGCGGCCCCTGGGCGAGACGGGCTTTGACGCGTACCGAAGCCGGGACCTGAAACAGTGGGAGGGGCCGTTTGCGGTGTTCCGCCCGCCCGCCGGGTTCTGGGGGGTGAAGGATTTCTGGGCGCCGGAGGTGCACCGGTACCGGGGGAAGTACTACATGTTTGCCACGTTCCTGCCGAAGGAGCCGGAGCAGCGGGGCACGGGCATCCTGGTGGCGGACACGCCGGAGGGGCCGTTTGTCCCGCATTCCGACGGCCCGGCCACGCCGCGGGAGGTGCGCGCGCTGGACGGCACGCTGTTCATTGACCCTGACGGCAAGCCGTGGATGGTGTTCTGCCACGAGTGGGAGCAGATCGTGGACGGGGCCATCTGCGCGATGCGCCTGTCGGAGGATTTGAAGCGGGGCGAGGGCGCGCCGGTGACGCTGTTCCACGCGTCGCAGGCGGCCTGGGTCGTGCAGATGGGCTTCGGTGCCGGCGAGGGAAAGATCACCGACGGGCCGTGGGTCTGGCGCGAGCCGGACGGGTCGCTGGTGACGCTATGGTCGTCCTTCGGTCCCGGGAAGCAGTACGTGACCTCCACCGCGCGCAGCGCCTCAGGGAGCATCACGGGGCCGTGGGTGCCCGCCGCCGAGCCCTTTTTTCTGGAGGACGGCGGCCACGGCATGTTCTTCGAGACCTTCGACGGGAAGCGCCTGCTGTCCCTCCACCAGCCCAACCGCAAACCGAACGAGCGGGCGAAGTTCTTCACCCTTGAGACCGGCGGCGGGACAGTCCGCGTGACGGGGCGCCACGAGGCCCCGTGA
- a CDS encoding response regulator has product MRRLRVMPLSLLWTYAREAVPYLVILAVAGAFFWGWRAWTQNQRVMEEARFQEYNSALVGDVTARMDHCALLSKAFAGLVFTLDGQVDGGKWGEYWASRRVREAYPWIKAIAYCPVVGLEGRDAFVAGMREGGLAEYALFPEGDRNEYAPVTLAEPAEVQAGLLGCDVRFQEERRRCLDAARESGETRISALMTLEMPPRTKGAVMVTPVYASGRPTDTPEERVAAAMGYVLAIMSVEGLAVRGDMGEAGMSGYEVYDNGVETPSNLIYASRGDVQRPDAMFSESRTVDVYGRPWAFSFATTDRFEGRVDRVTPLAILVCGVFVAVLTVLLFMQEQKVREKAESLALDMTEALRRSEREYRTLTESLPMAVARLGAHMEVLTTNATLREWFPAAKDAAKALCHQVMRIPPCEEPCKECRIPVVLEDGVPQTWESEVETAQGRRLVRVNAIPNFARRGKVSSVVVLVEDVSDRRQVEESRVAQAAAEERARTKSLFLANMSHEIRTPLNAIIGFTYILQRDAELTARQADILQTLQRSGEHLLALVNDILDLSKIDSGYVMPEETPFSLNHVIRDVGAAFLSRASAKGLWLVINSGNGVPDHVEGDENRLRQVLMNLVGNAVKFTQTGGVTIRVSNASGKTKKPDKDGRVRLAFEVEDTGPGLSSEDRTRLFHEFEQGDAGRLYGGTGLGLAISHRLVQILGGELAVSDGEESGTCFRFELPLRPVSAEECPAPDRKGRVLRLADGTAPKRILSVDDNEDNLLFLRGLLTATGFEVFEAHEGAEGVALFEQERPDAVLMDMRMPVMDGYEAIRRIREHDGGKAVPVIGITASAFEDQRGRVMAAGASGFLTKPFQPEKLFDLLGRLLEVEYIYSEEEEEKKEVAATPSAQQGKAFADVPENMIWGVRRAMESGNMKELSAAVGEVEEFDAELGRQLRELATNFDFGRILELIGTGELEEDALS; this is encoded by the coding sequence ATGAGACGTCTCCGTGTCATGCCGCTTTCCCTGCTCTGGACGTATGCCCGGGAGGCCGTTCCCTACCTGGTCATTCTGGCGGTGGCGGGGGCGTTTTTCTGGGGATGGCGTGCCTGGACGCAGAACCAAAGGGTGATGGAGGAGGCCCGTTTTCAGGAGTACAACAGTGCCCTGGTGGGGGATGTGACCGCGCGGATGGACCACTGCGCCCTGCTGTCCAAGGCCTTCGCGGGGCTGGTGTTCACGCTGGACGGGCAGGTGGACGGGGGGAAGTGGGGGGAGTACTGGGCCTCCCGCCGCGTGCGGGAGGCGTATCCCTGGATCAAGGCGATAGCCTATTGCCCCGTGGTTGGACTGGAGGGGCGGGACGCCTTTGTGGCGGGGATGCGCGAGGGGGGGCTGGCGGAGTATGCCCTGTTTCCCGAGGGGGACCGGAACGAGTATGCGCCGGTGACGCTTGCGGAGCCGGCGGAGGTGCAGGCGGGGCTGCTGGGCTGCGATGTCCGGTTTCAGGAGGAGCGGCGGCGGTGTCTGGACGCCGCGCGCGAAAGCGGCGAAACCCGCATCTCGGCGCTGATGACGCTGGAAATGCCACCCCGCACCAAGGGGGCGGTGATGGTTACCCCGGTCTACGCCTCAGGGCGCCCGACGGACACGCCCGAGGAGCGGGTTGCCGCGGCCATGGGCTATGTCTTGGCGATCATGAGTGTTGAGGGCTTGGCGGTGCGGGGGGACATGGGCGAGGCGGGAATGTCGGGCTACGAGGTCTATGACAACGGGGTCGAGACGCCGTCGAACCTGATCTACGCGAGCCGGGGGGATGTGCAGCGCCCCGACGCGATGTTTTCGGAATCGCGCACCGTGGATGTGTACGGGCGCCCCTGGGCCTTCTCCTTCGCCACCACCGACCGTTTCGAGGGCCGGGTGGACCGCGTGACCCCCCTCGCGATCCTGGTGTGCGGCGTCTTCGTCGCCGTGCTGACGGTGCTGCTGTTCATGCAGGAACAGAAGGTGCGCGAGAAGGCGGAGAGCCTGGCGCTGGACATGACCGAGGCCCTGCGCCGCAGCGAGCGGGAATACCGGACCCTGACAGAGTCGCTGCCCATGGCCGTGGCCCGGCTGGGGGCGCACATGGAGGTGCTGACCACCAACGCCACCCTGCGCGAATGGTTCCCCGCGGCGAAGGACGCCGCAAAGGCCCTGTGCCACCAGGTGATGCGCATCCCCCCGTGCGAGGAGCCGTGCAAGGAATGCCGGATTCCCGTGGTGCTGGAGGACGGCGTCCCCCAGACCTGGGAGTCGGAGGTCGAGACCGCCCAGGGGAGGCGCCTGGTCCGTGTCAACGCCATCCCGAACTTCGCCCGCCGGGGAAAGGTGTCGTCGGTGGTGGTGCTGGTCGAGGACGTGAGCGACCGAAGGCAGGTGGAGGAGTCGCGCGTCGCCCAGGCGGCGGCGGAGGAGCGCGCCCGGACCAAGAGCCTGTTCCTGGCCAACATGAGCCACGAAATCCGCACCCCCCTGAACGCGATCATCGGCTTCACCTACATTCTGCAGCGGGACGCGGAGCTCACGGCGCGGCAGGCGGACATTCTCCAGACCCTGCAGCGCTCGGGCGAGCACCTGCTGGCGCTGGTGAACGACATCCTGGACCTGTCGAAGATAGACTCGGGCTATGTGATGCCCGAGGAGACCCCCTTCTCCCTGAATCACGTGATCAGGGACGTGGGGGCCGCCTTCCTTTCCCGCGCCTCGGCCAAGGGGCTGTGGCTGGTCATCAACAGCGGGAACGGGGTGCCGGACCATGTGGAGGGCGACGAGAACCGGCTGCGGCAGGTTCTGATGAACCTTGTGGGCAACGCCGTCAAGTTCACCCAGACCGGCGGGGTGACCATCCGGGTCAGCAACGCGTCGGGTAAAACCAAAAAACCGGACAAGGACGGGCGGGTGCGCCTGGCCTTCGAGGTGGAGGACACGGGGCCGGGCCTTTCGTCGGAGGACCGCACCCGGCTGTTCCATGAGTTTGAACAGGGGGACGCGGGACGCCTGTACGGCGGGACTGGCCTGGGGCTGGCCATCAGCCACCGGCTGGTGCAGATTCTCGGAGGCGAGCTGGCGGTGTCGGACGGGGAGGAGTCGGGAACCTGTTTCCGCTTCGAACTGCCCCTGCGGCCCGTGTCGGCGGAGGAATGCCCCGCGCCCGATCGGAAGGGGCGGGTGCTCCGGCTCGCCGACGGCACCGCGCCGAAGCGCATCCTGAGCGTGGACGACAACGAGGACAACCTGCTGTTTCTCCGCGGCCTCCTGACCGCGACGGGCTTCGAGGTGTTCGAGGCGCATGAGGGGGCGGAGGGCGTCGCCCTGTTCGAGCAGGAGCGGCCGGATGCCGTGCTCATGGACATGCGGATGCCGGTGATGGACGGCTATGAGGCCATCCGCCGCATCCGGGAACACGACGGCGGGAAAGCAGTGCCCGTCATCGGGATCACGGCGAGCGCCTTTGAGGACCAGCGGGGCCGGGTGATGGCCGCGGGGGCCTCGGGGTTCCTCACCAAGCCCTTCCAGCCGGAAAAGCTGTTTGACCTGCTCGGACGGCTGCTCGAGGTCGAATACATCTACTCCGAGGAGGAGGAGGAGAAGAAGGAGGTTGCGGCCACCCCGTCAGCGCAGCAGGGGAAGGCCTTTGCGGATGTTCCCGAGAACATGATCTGGGGGGTGCGGCGCGCGATGGAGTCCGGGAACATGAAGGAACTCTCCGCCGCCGTCGGAGAGGTGGAGGAATTCGACGCCGAACTGGGCCGCCAGCTCCGGGAACTGGCGACCAACTTCGATTTCGGGCGCATCCTGGAGCTGATCGGCACGGGGGAGCTGGAAGAGGACGCCCTTTCCTGA
- a CDS encoding CinA family nicotinamide mononucleotide deamidase-related protein, with amino-acid sequence MRAELVMIGTELLLGQIVDTNAAFMAKALAEHGINVYYKTTVGDNPERIASALTIALSRADVVLCSGGLGPTEDDITRECVAGVLGRPLEYHPEIYAAIEARFAHMGRKITENNKRQAMVPRGGDPVENPHGTAPGLYVDDPRGVIVCMPGVPSELKLMLTERVIPRLCSRFGITGTLRYRVLRVCGMGESRVDALMGDLILSGTNPTVGLLAAVDGVTIRIAARAESPEAADALIAPVAAEAAARLGGIAFEDRGRPVEGEVGVLLAEREWTVAVADAATGGAVSQRLTAAGAACFAGGVVLPQDRAVAWAGRPALSDPPPAASGDDPLAQTAVEMAGRLLIDYRTACALSVVADPVEKRTAGAIRTPQGWRLFELGHYGGGASGQTRQAVIAWENFRRFLVGLAAE; translated from the coding sequence ATGCGCGCTGAACTGGTCATGATTGGAACGGAGCTCCTTCTGGGGCAGATTGTGGACACGAACGCGGCCTTCATGGCGAAGGCCCTCGCCGAGCATGGCATCAACGTGTACTACAAGACGACAGTGGGGGACAACCCGGAGCGGATCGCCTCGGCGCTGACCATTGCGCTGTCGCGGGCCGATGTGGTCCTGTGCAGCGGGGGGCTCGGGCCGACGGAAGACGACATCACCAGGGAGTGCGTGGCCGGCGTGCTGGGACGCCCGCTGGAGTACCACCCGGAGATATATGCGGCCATTGAGGCCCGGTTCGCCCACATGGGCCGGAAGATCACGGAAAACAACAAGCGCCAGGCCATGGTGCCGCGGGGGGGGGATCCGGTGGAAAACCCCCACGGCACGGCCCCCGGCCTGTATGTGGACGACCCGAGGGGCGTCATTGTCTGCATGCCGGGCGTGCCCAGCGAGCTTAAACTCATGCTGACGGAGCGGGTCATCCCCCGGCTGTGCTCCCGGTTCGGCATCACCGGCACCCTGCGCTACCGGGTGCTAAGGGTCTGCGGCATGGGCGAGTCGCGCGTGGACGCCCTGATGGGCGACCTCATCCTCTCGGGCACCAACCCCACCGTGGGGCTGCTGGCCGCCGTGGACGGGGTGACGATCCGCATCGCCGCCCGCGCGGAATCGCCGGAGGCGGCGGACGCCCTGATCGCCCCCGTGGCCGCAGAGGCCGCGGCGCGGCTGGGGGGGATCGCCTTTGAGGACCGGGGGCGCCCCGTCGAGGGCGAAGTGGGCGTCCTGCTCGCGGAGCGGGAATGGACCGTGGCCGTGGCCGACGCCGCCACGGGGGGGGCGGTTTCCCAGCGGCTCACGGCGGCCGGAGCCGCGTGTTTCGCCGGCGGGGTGGTCCTCCCGCAGGACCGGGCGGTGGCCTGGGCAGGCCGTCCAGCCCTGTCCGATCCCCCGCCCGCCGCGTCCGGAGATGACCCGCTGGCCCAAACGGCGGTTGAAATGGCCGGCAGGCTTCTGATAGATTACCGGACTGCCTGCGCCTTGTCCGTGGTGGCGGACCCGGTGGAGAAGAGAACCGCCGGGGCCATCCGCACCCCGCAGGGCTGGAGGCTGTTTGAGTTGGGCCATTACGGGGGCGGCGCGTCGGGGCAGACGCGTCAGGCCGTAATTGCCTGGGAAAACTTCCGGCGGTTCCTTGTGGGACTGGCCGCCGAGTGA
- a CDS encoding septal ring lytic transglycosylase RlpA family protein, with translation MFEIMALVLLSQQPFVPVTEGVASFYTTKESTSLTASGERLHDDIYSCAMLEGTFGDYYLVVADNGRSVVCKLNDRGPYVPGRVIDLSKAAMRELHTSKGLIHVKVFWLGSDPPARRGPPAKGR, from the coding sequence ATGTTTGAGATCATGGCCTTGGTGCTGCTTTCCCAGCAACCCTTTGTTCCGGTGACGGAAGGGGTGGCATCGTTTTACACGACAAAGGAGAGCACCTCCCTCACCGCCTCGGGCGAGCGTCTGCACGACGACATTTACTCGTGCGCCATGCTGGAGGGCACCTTTGGCGACTATTACCTCGTGGTGGCGGACAACGGGCGCTCCGTGGTCTGCAAACTGAATGACCGCGGACCCTATGTGCCGGGACGGGTCATTGACCTGTCCAAGGCGGCCATGCGCGAATTGCACACCTCCAAAGGCCTGATCCATGTGAAGGTGTTCTGGCTGGGTTCGGACCCGCCCGCGCGGCGCGGTCCCCCCGCAAAGGGGCGCTGA
- a CDS encoding DUF494 domain-containing protein, with protein MKSSLLEVIDMVLERLEGAVQTAENESSIRVWLAGQGYSRRDIDAAMRIVFPQGGEAAAPRGISTAAPMRQLAQYEFSRITPEARSALARLDMHGLVEPREREFLIERLMQMEGDIDLDTLDFVLSTVFCTTRNAESQSTLLSTMEGYGPTMH; from the coding sequence ATGAAATCGTCCCTTCTTGAAGTCATAGACATGGTCCTGGAGCGGCTGGAAGGCGCCGTGCAGACCGCCGAAAACGAGTCGTCCATTCGGGTCTGGCTGGCGGGGCAGGGGTACAGCCGGCGGGACATTGACGCAGCCATGCGGATCGTGTTTCCCCAGGGTGGGGAGGCTGCGGCCCCCCGCGGCATCTCCACCGCGGCCCCCATGCGCCAGCTCGCCCAGTACGAGTTCTCGCGCATCACCCCGGAGGCGCGCAGCGCCCTGGCCCGCCTGGACATGCATGGCCTGGTCGAACCCCGCGAGCGGGAGTTCCTGATCGAGCGCCTGATGCAGATGGAGGGCGACATAGACCTGGACACGCTGGATTTTGTGCTGAGCACGGTCTTCTGCACCACGCGGAACGCCGAGTCGCAGAGCACCCTGCTGAGCACCATGGAGGGCTACGGCCCCACCATGCACTGA
- a CDS encoding DUF2961 domain-containing protein, with amino-acid sequence MVCLAVLVAGFAGMSRAEGLDRLTVPVGGASQRASSSNEDPLKNGDAKSIACGETLVLLEAEGPGEVTHIWNTIIAEDFFPGRLVVLRVYYDGMDKPSVEAPLGDFFGVGHGANKDFTSLPVSVSSTGRSRSCYWRMPFRTSIKITVTNDSPTTEVDSFYYYVDWRKLDALPEETLYFHARYRQEFPVAADKPYVVLDTRGRGQYVGTVLSAHQMETGWFGEGDDFFYIDGEETPRLRGTGTEDYFNDAWGFREFCAPYYGVSLYEGVLAGDRVTAYRWHIEDPVTFSESLRFEMEHKGSVFDDQAPVTSMELGSFLDRGDWYSSVAFWYQQPAVGFAEPLPPVDQRIPPYKIIKATEMVFTADPPLLILPQGPLVLYAPGQEEASIEFQFNVAEDGRYRLDGVFMFSLMGGVYQPVLDGKEVGDPLDLVIPNADYRWVNLDIHDLKAGQHTLRFEGRPLGKALRALAPTYHAFGIGGVSLLRLDDMDGYQRTLRQKREEKKN; translated from the coding sequence TTGGTCTGTCTTGCCGTGTTGGTTGCCGGGTTTGCGGGGATGTCCCGCGCGGAGGGGCTGGACCGGCTGACCGTCCCGGTGGGGGGCGCGTCCCAGCGCGCCAGCAGCAGCAACGAGGATCCGCTCAAGAACGGGGACGCGAAGTCCATCGCCTGCGGGGAGACGCTGGTGCTGCTGGAGGCGGAGGGGCCGGGCGAGGTGACGCACATCTGGAACACCATCATCGCGGAGGACTTTTTCCCCGGGCGGTTGGTGGTGCTGCGGGTGTACTACGACGGGATGGACAAGCCCAGTGTGGAGGCGCCGCTCGGGGACTTCTTCGGCGTGGGCCACGGCGCGAACAAGGATTTCACCTCCCTGCCCGTGTCGGTGTCCAGCACGGGCCGGTCGCGCTCCTGCTACTGGCGGATGCCCTTCCGCACCTCCATCAAGATCACCGTGACCAACGACTCGCCTACCACGGAGGTGGACTCCTTCTATTACTATGTGGACTGGCGCAAGCTGGACGCCCTGCCGGAGGAGACCCTGTATTTCCACGCGCGGTACCGCCAGGAATTCCCGGTGGCGGCGGACAAGCCCTATGTGGTGCTGGACACCAGGGGCCGGGGGCAGTATGTGGGCACCGTCCTTTCGGCGCACCAGATGGAGACGGGGTGGTTCGGCGAGGGCGACGACTTCTTCTACATTGACGGCGAGGAGACGCCCCGCCTGCGCGGCACGGGCACGGAGGATTACTTCAACGATGCCTGGGGCTTCCGGGAGTTCTGCGCGCCCTACTACGGGGTGTCCCTCTACGAGGGGGTGCTCGCCGGGGACCGGGTCACGGCGTACCGCTGGCACATCGAGGACCCTGTGACTTTCAGCGAGTCGCTGCGCTTCGAGATGGAGCACAAGGGGAGCGTCTTCGACGACCAGGCCCCGGTCACGTCCATGGAGCTCGGCAGCTTTCTCGACCGCGGCGACTGGTACAGTTCCGTGGCGTTCTGGTACCAGCAGCCCGCCGTGGGCTTCGCCGAGCCCCTTCCCCCGGTTGACCAGCGCATCCCCCCCTACAAGATCATCAAGGCGACGGAGATGGTCTTCACCGCGGACCCGCCCCTGCTCATCCTGCCGCAGGGCCCCCTGGTGCTCTACGCGCCCGGGCAGGAGGAGGCCTCCATCGAGTTTCAGTTCAACGTCGCCGAGGACGGCCGCTACCGTCTGGACGGCGTTTTCATGTTCAGTCTCATGGGCGGGGTGTACCAGCCGGTGCTGGACGGCAAGGAAGTGGGCGATCCCCTCGACCTGGTCATTCCCAACGCGGACTACCGGTGGGTCAACCTGGACATTCACGACCTGAAGGCGGGGCAGCACACCCTCCGTTTCGAGGGGCGCCCCCTGGGCAAGGCCCTCCGCGCGCTGGCGCCCACCTATCACGCCTTCGGGATCGGGGGGGTGAGCCTGCTGCGGCTGGATGACATGGACGGGTACCAGCGGACGCTGCGACAGAAGCGGGAGGAGAAGAAGAACTGA
- the pepF gene encoding oligoendopeptidase F, whose amino-acid sequence MKNASRVPERKDVPKGDTWNLGPMYRSDAAWERDRKALEGAVAPFAAFQGKLGRSAKMLRTCLDAEYAFRRRLDKLVVYSNLRHMEDVACPKAQGMSLRASFLATRAQEALSFIVPEFNTIPAATVRAWLQGPELAPYAFVIRELLRIRPHVLSPKEELLLAMQGETAETASRVFGQLTDADLRFGSVKDASGKETELTHASMGLFREHPKRSARREAFEKYHQVYEAHGNTLAAAMSGSVAQDVYQARVRRFGSTIEARLFDDKVPVSVFNTLVSTVRAALPTLHRCLEVRRRALRLKDYHIYDNYVPLAPAPGKGQSYDEAVGTVCDAVTPLGDEYVRLLRAGLTADRWVDRYENRNKHSGAFSWGCYDSPPYILMNYRDDVPDSVFTLAHEAGHSMHSLLSRRAQPYHYSAYSILVAEVASTVNEQLLAARLMEKARTKRERLLLVAKEIDEIRFTVFRQTMFAEFERLIHAEAEAGNPLTLARFRELYRGLLEAYFGPDTVIDPWMELEGLRIPHFYGAFYVYKYATGLSSAIALARGLLGAGERERRRYLRFLSLGGSKYPLDQLKEAGVDLTTPQPVAAAMARFKELVEELDALV is encoded by the coding sequence ATGAAGAACGCCAGCCGGGTGCCGGAGCGCAAGGATGTCCCCAAGGGGGACACGTGGAATCTGGGGCCGATGTACCGGAGCGACGCGGCCTGGGAACGCGACCGGAAGGCGCTGGAGGGGGCGGTGGCGCCGTTTGCCGCGTTCCAGGGGAAGCTGGGCCGCTCGGCGAAGATGCTGCGCACGTGTCTTGACGCCGAGTACGCCTTCCGCCGCCGCCTGGACAAGCTCGTGGTCTACTCGAATCTGCGGCACATGGAGGATGTGGCGTGCCCCAAGGCGCAGGGCATGAGCCTGCGCGCCAGCTTTCTGGCCACGCGCGCCCAGGAGGCCCTGAGCTTCATCGTGCCGGAGTTCAACACCATTCCCGCCGCCACCGTGCGCGCCTGGCTCCAGGGGCCGGAGCTGGCCCCCTACGCCTTCGTGATCCGGGAACTTCTCCGCATCCGCCCGCATGTGCTCTCGCCGAAGGAGGAGCTGCTGCTGGCCATGCAGGGCGAGACGGCCGAGACGGCGTCCCGCGTGTTCGGCCAGCTCACGGACGCGGACCTGCGCTTCGGCTCCGTGAAGGACGCCTCGGGCAAGGAAACCGAGCTGACCCACGCGTCCATGGGCCTCTTCCGCGAGCACCCGAAACGGAGCGCGCGCCGGGAAGCCTTCGAGAAATACCACCAGGTGTACGAGGCCCATGGAAACACGCTGGCCGCCGCCATGTCCGGGTCCGTGGCCCAGGACGTGTACCAGGCGCGCGTGCGGCGCTTCGGGTCCACCATCGAGGCGCGGCTCTTCGACGACAAGGTGCCCGTGTCCGTGTTCAACACGCTGGTCTCCACAGTGCGGGCCGCGCTGCCCACGCTGCACCGGTGCCTGGAGGTGCGCCGCCGCGCCCTGCGCCTGAAGGATTACCACATTTACGACAACTATGTGCCCCTGGCCCCCGCACCGGGCAAGGGCCAGTCCTATGACGAGGCCGTTGGAACCGTCTGCGACGCCGTCACGCCCCTCGGCGACGAATATGTGCGCCTGCTGCGGGCGGGCCTGACCGCAGACCGCTGGGTGGACCGGTACGAGAACCGGAACAAGCACAGCGGCGCGTTTTCCTGGGGCTGCTATGACAGCCCGCCGTACATCCTGATGAACTACCGGGACGACGTGCCGGACAGCGTGTTCACCCTGGCCCACGAGGCGGGGCACTCGATGCACTCGCTCTTGAGCCGGAGGGCCCAGCCCTACCATTACAGCGCGTACAGCATCCTGGTGGCCGAGGTGGCCTCCACGGTGAACGAGCAGCTCTTGGCCGCCCGCCTGATGGAGAAGGCGCGGACGAAGCGCGAGCGGCTGCTCCTGGTCGCCAAGGAGATTGACGAGATCCGGTTCACCGTCTTCCGCCAGACCATGTTCGCCGAGTTCGAGCGCCTGATCCACGCCGAGGCCGAGGCGGGCAACCCTCTCACGCTGGCGCGGTTCCGCGAGCTGTACCGGGGCCTGCTGGAGGCCTACTTCGGCCCGGACACGGTGATAGACCCCTGGATGGAGCTGGAAGGCCTCCGAATCCCCCATTTCTACGGCGCCTTCTACGTCTACAAGTACGCCACGGGGCTGTCGTCGGCCATCGCGCTCGCGCGCGGCCTGCTCGGCGCCGGCGAGCGGGAACGCCGCCGCTATCTGCGCTTCCTGTCCCTGGGCGGGTCCAAATACCCCCTGGACCAGCTGAAGGAGGCGGGGGTGGACCTCACCACCCCGCAGCCCGTGGCCGCCGCCATGGCGCGGTTCAAGGAACTTGTTGAAGAATTGGACGCGTTGGTGTAA